One window of the Eucalyptus grandis isolate ANBG69807.140 chromosome 8, ASM1654582v1, whole genome shotgun sequence genome contains the following:
- the LOC104415566 gene encoding nuclear transcription factor Y subunit B-5: MVDEQEKLLPIANVGRIMKLILPPSAKISKEAKQTIQECASEFISFVTGEASDKCHKENRKTVNGDDICWALSSLGFDDYAEAIVRYLHKYREHESERANCKQQTSKARNVTGRHDHEDKVEGEDDDDDDDEGSCHTDSQRGKGITSTCHRHPAPLEFRIIDRNETSPS; the protein is encoded by the coding sequence atggttgaTGAGCAAGAGAAGTTGCTTCCAATCGCAAACGTGGGTCGGATCATGAAGCTAATCCTTCCACCAAGTGCAAAGATCTCCAAGGAAGCCAAACAAACCATCCAAGAGTGTGCCAGTGAGTTCATAAGCTTTGTGACAGGTGAGGCGTCCGACAAGTGTCACAAGGAGAACCGCAAGACCGTGAATGGGGACGACATCTGTTGGGCTCTGAGTTCTTTAGGGTTTGATGACTATGCTGAGGCAATTGTTAGGTACTTGCACAAGTACAGGGAGCATGAAAGTGAGAGAGCCAACTGTAAGCAGCAAACTAGTAAAGCCAGAAATGTTACTGGTCGGCATGATCATGAAGATAAAGTAGAAGgtgaggacgacgacgacgacgatgatgaaGGATCGTGCCACACAGATAGTCAAAGAGGAAAGGGTATTACTTCAACTTGTCACAGGCATCCTGCTCCGTTAGAGTTCAGAATCATTGACAGGAATGAGACCTCTCCATCTTAA
- the LOC104415567 gene encoding uncharacterized protein LOC104415567 — protein sequence MISAANEDGSGAKSDGSEENRGEAGRVSEDVGEAPREEEGAGSGVVADDGAGGSAGADSVALGGEFRASVSGVGSGNGRSEEDGVRVCSSADGGSPGGADEEVKPGGFEFKSEKSGEYWLDDVKGGIRAEDDLSDACDREFGSQGRLEVDGDGSESINSGGTAERKSLERQYDSLLSEFDEYVANEKNSSSESGMSRALSYGFEVGDMVWGKVKSHPWWPGQIFNEVFATSSVRRSRRDGYVLVAFFGDSSYGWFDPAELIPFDENFIEKSSQTISRNFAKAVEEAMDEASRRSGLGLACRCRNAFSFRPTHVQGYFSVDVPDYEQGGLYSTIQISKARDSFQPRETLAFIEQLALMPQGSDEKSLEFVKNKAIVFAYRKAVFEEYDETYAQAFGVQAVRPSHDPVDPTAQPAKVPPRALLSGPLVIAEALGSKRASTKPMKVKDPSKKDKYLFKRRDESGTQQASPVQANSSVPAAYVDGSLVAAGGGYILQKRASSIPVNSQIPVKLEQTQVTADAISSQGGPGISALHQVPESSSAIKIQSPSGLGGPNVIGKGEDAKIINSQDGSQQRGQESYTVQDSGYVSPLSTDVVSADGAMRKKKKKVLGHPVGEPSSQNVVMREKKKKKRKEIGLETGSDHPRKRLLTSKVGVSVAKVAGKLTQVDSASREESYADKQKKGEASRTHPDDVGMVPTWSGNAELDLRQLLNGLQALALDPFYGIERSNPAVTKQAFLRFRSLVYQKSLILAPPSETDTVEIRPAKSPAGVGAADQSTGESVRKLSSSKSTKPTGRFDDPAKSGRKRPPSDRQEEIEAKRLKKIHNIKSLAAEKRAIQKTQDAPRGEGRETVSATPKQAKPFPVKKVESHPARASDPTILVMKFPPGTSLPSVTELKARFARFGPLDYSGIRVFWKSSTCRVVFHRKLDAEAAYKYAAGNNNLFGNAGVRYSLRDAEVPASEASESGKGRGNDSVHDTPRLKDPSTERSGPASTVQLKSCLKKSSGDDPGVGPTTGNGGRAAARVKFLLGGEETSRQEQKMVDNANNFNDKNNNGSFADGGASSSSSSSLAMVYNSKNFQRAAVSSSPLPPLLPLPPLAKPQLLNNNASLPTEISPPPRSAPNFNVTVDISHQMITLLTRCNDVVNNLSGLLGYVPYHPL from the exons ATGATATCCGCGGCGAATGAGGACGGTTCGGGTGCCAAATCGGACGGGTCGGAGGAGAATCGAGGGGAGGCAGGTAGGGTTTCTGAGGATGTCGGCGAAGCGCCTCGGGAAGAGGAGGGCGCGGGTTCGGGGGTTGTGGCGGACGACGGTGCGGGTGGTTCGGCGGGTGCCGATTCGGTGGCTTTAGGGGGCGAATTTAGGGCTTCGGTTAGCGGCGTAGGTTCGGGAAATGGGAGATCTGAAGAGGATGGAGTTAGGGTTTGCTCCTCAGCCGATGGGGGGAGTCCCGGTGGGGCGGATGAGGAAGTGAAACCTGGAGGTTTCGAGTTTAAAAGCGAGAAGTCCGGTGAGTATTGGCTCGACGATGTGAAAGGTGGGATTCGAGCGGAAGATGACCTGTCCGATGCCTGTGATCGTGAATTTGGTTCACAAGGTCGCCTGGAGGTCGATGGGGATGGCTCGGAGTCAATAAACTCTGGCGGCACGGCTGAGAGGAAATCTTTGGAACGGCAGTATGATTCTTTGTTGTCTGAGTTTGATGAATATGTAGCGAATGAGAAAAATAGCTCCAGTGAAAGCGGCATGTCGAGGGCTTTGAGTTATGGATTTGAAGTGGGGGATATGGTGTGGGGCAAAGTGAAATCGCATCCCTGGTGGCCAGGGCAAATCTTTAATGAAGTTTTTGCGACTTCTTCAGTGCGACGCTCAAGGAGGGATGGTTATGTGCTGGTGGCTTTCTTCGGTGATAGTAGTTATGGGTGGTTTGACCCGGCAGAGCTTATTCCTTTTGATGAGAATTTCATTGAAAAATCGAGCCAGACGATTTCAAGGAACTTCGCTAAGGCAGTCGAGGAGGCCATGGATGAAGCAAGTAGGAGAAGTGGTCTTGGTTTGGCTTGCAGGTGTAGAAATGCTTTCAGTTTTAGACCGACACATGTTCAAGGGTACTTCTCAGTTGATGTGCCTGATTATGAACAAGGAGGGCTGTATTCGACTATTCAGATAAGCAAAGCACGAGACAGTTTCCAGCCTCGGGAAACTCTTGCATTTATAGAACAGCTTGCATTAATGCCACAAGGAAGTGATGAGAAGAGCCTCGAGTTTGTCAAGAATAAGGCTATTGTTTTTGCTTATCGCAAGGCAGTATTTGAGGAgtatgatgagacctatgctCAGGCATTCGGGGTGCAGGCAGTGCGCCCTTCTCATGATCCAGTTGATCCAACAGCTCAGCCAGCGAAAGTGCCACCTCGAG CTCTTTTGAGTGGTCCGCTGGTGATTGCTGAGGCTCTTGGCAGCAAAAGGGCCTCCACTAAACCCATGAAAGTGAAGGATCCCTCCAAAAAGGACAAATATCTTTTTAAGCGACGGGATGAATCTGGTACACAGCAAGCTAGCCCAGTACAGGCCAATTCTTCGGTTCCTGCCGCTTATGTTGATGGTTCACTTGTAGCAGCAGGAGGAGGTTATATCTTGCAGAAGAGAGCTTCATCTATTCCTGTCAACTCTCAGATTCCAGTGAAACTTGAGCAGACCCAAGTAACTGCAGATGCAATTTCAAGTCAGGGTGGTCCTGGGATTTCAGCCCTGCATCAAGTTCCAGAAAGTAGCTCTGCAATCAAAATTCAGAGTCCATCTGGTTTAGGTGGCCCCAATGTGATTGGGAAAGGCGAGGATGCAAAAATTATCAATTCTCAAGATGGTTCACAGCAAAGAGGCCAGGAATCTTATACAGTACAGGATAGTGGTTATGTTTCTCCTCTGTCAACTGATGTTGTTAGTGCTGATGGAGctatgaggaagaagaagaaaaaggttcTTGGACATCCTGTGGGTGAGCCAAGCTCGCAGAATGTTGTtatgagagagaagaaaaagaagaaaaggaaagaaattggcCTTGAGACAGGTTCTGATCATCCCCGAAAGCGGCTGCTAACTAGCAAAGTTGGAGTATCAGTGGCAAAAGTTGCTGGTAAACTTACTCAAGTTGATTCAGCCTCGAGAGAGGAATCCTATGCAGACAAACAGAAGAAAGGTGAAGCAAGCAGGACACATCCTGATGACGTTGGGATGGTGCCTACTTGGTCTGGAAATGCTGAGCTTGATTTGCGACAACTCTTGAATGGTttgcaagcccttgctcttGATCCTTTTTATGGCATTGAAAGGAGCAATCCTGCAGTTACAAAGCAGGCTTTTCTTCGATTTCGATCCCTTGTGTATCAGAAGAGCTTGATTCTGGCTCCACCATCTGAGACTGATACTGTTGAAATTCGCCCTGCAAAATCTCCTGCTGGTGTTGGAGCTGCTGATCAATCTACTGGTGAAAGTGTAAGAAAACTATCATCTTCGAAATCAACAAAACCGACTGGAAGATTTGATGACCCAGCAAAGAGTGGCCGCAAACGTCCTCCATCTGACCGTCAGGAAGAAATTGAAGCAAAGAGGTTGAAGAAAATCCACAATATCAAATCGTTGGCCGCTGAAAAGAGGGCAATTCAGAAGACCCAGGATGCACCACggggagagggaagagaaacTGTTTCTGCAACCCCAAAACAAGCAAAACCATTTCCCGTCAAGAAAGTGGAGTCTCATCCGGCAAGAGCCTCGGACCCCACCATATTAGTCATGAAGTTTCCTCCTGGAACGTCGCTACCATCTGTCACCGAGCTCAAGGCAAGGTTTGCTCGATTTGGGCCATTGGATTACTCAGGCATCCGTGTCTTCTGGAAGTCATCAACATGCCGGGTTGTCTTCCACCGCAAACTTGACGCGGAGGCGGCTTACAAGTATGCTGCTGGGAACAACAACTTATTTGGCAATGCTGGCGTGAGATATTCTCTCCGGGATGCAGAAGTTCCTGCATCCGAGGCTTCGGAGTCTGGAAAAGGCAGGGGCAATGATTCTGTACATGACACTCCACGCCTCAAGGATCCTTCGACTGAAAGATCAGGACCTGCATCCACGGTCCAGCTCAAATCATGCTTGAAGAAATCGTCTGGAGATGATCCCGGTGTAGGGCCCACAACAGGTAACGGAGGTCGGGCAGCAGCCCGTGTAAAATTTTTGTTGGGTGGGGAAGAAACTAGTAGGCAAGAGCAAAAGATGGTTGATAATGCAAACAACTTCAACGACAAGAACAACAATGGTAGTTTTGCAGATGGTGGcgcatcatcatcttcttcttcctctcttgcAATGGTTTATAATAGTAAGAACTTTCAAAGGGCTGCTGTCTCTTCCTCTCCCCTTCCGCCCCTTCTTCCACTTCCTCCACTTGCAAAGCCACAACTGCTAAACAACAATGCATCACTGCCCACCGAAATATCACCCCCTCCAAGAAGTGCACCCAATTTTAACGTTACCGTGGACATCTCACACCAGATGATAACCCTCTTGACTCGGTGCAATGATGTAGTGAACAACTTGTCGGGCTTGCTAGGTTATGTCCCCTACCATCCTCTTTGA
- the LOC104415569 gene encoding putative protease Do-like 14: protein MRLALRNVVRDSKRISLLRIAAVAVAGSGVAFANANADTKPELSIGISAPLRKQLERPWHIGQITDSRPAFLSWDQFQSGILPTFSFRAIPASPDDVKKELPADASESPKPCPHCLGRDTIANAAARVGPAVVNLSVPQGFHGITTGKSIGSGTIINKDGMILTCAHVVVDFQGLHSSSKGKVAVTLQDGRTFEGTVVNADMHSDIAIVKINSKAPLPTAELGSSGKLRPGDWVVAMGCPLSLQNTVTAGIVSCVDRKSSDLGLGGMRREYLQTDCAINAGNSGGPLVNIDGEVVGVNIMKVLGADGLSFAVPIDSVSKIIEHFKKSGRVIRPWLGLKMVDLNEMIIAQLKERDPAFPDVKRGVLVPTVTPGSPADRAGFQPGDVVIEFDGKPVGRITEIIEIMGDKIGIPIKVVVRRAKDSRVTLTVVPEETNLDF from the exons ATGAGACTCGCGCTG AGGAACGTCGTGCGCGATTCCAAGAGAATTTCTCTGCTCCGGATcgctgccgtcgccgtcgccggttCTGGGGTTGCATTCGCGAACGCCAATGCCGATACCA AGCCGGAGTTATCGATTGGGATTTCTGCACCTTTGCGTAAACAACTGGAGCGACCATGGCACATTGGCCAGATAACAGACTCTCGACCAGCTTTTCTATCCTGGGATCAATTTCAATCTG GTATTCTTCCGACATTCTCATTTAGAGCCATTCCTGCCTCACCTGATgacgtaaagaaagaattgcctGCTGATGCCAGCGAAAGTCCGAAACCGTGTCCTCATTGTTTGGGGAGGGACACCATTGCAAATGCAGCTGCTAGGGTTGGTCCTGCAGTTGTAAATTTATCTGTTCCGCAGG GTTTCCATGGCATTACCACTGGAAAGAGTATAGGATCTGGAACTATTATCAACAAGGACGGCATGATTTTAACATGTGCTCATGTTGTGGTTGATTTCCAAGGTCTTCACTCTTCATCTAAAGGCAAG GTTGCGGTAACTTTGCAAGATGGTCGAACATTTGAGGGTACTGTTGTCAATGCGGATATGCATTCTGACATTGCCATCGTAAAAATCAACTCGAAGGCTCCTCTTCCAACAGCAGAACTTGGCTCTTCAGGCAAACTTCGACCTGGAGACTGGGTGGTAGCAATGGGCTGTCCTCTTTCCCTTCAAAATACTGTTACTGCTGGCATTGTCAG TTGCGTGGACCGCAAAAGCAGTGATCTGGGTCTTGGAGGAATGCGAAGAGAGTATTTACAGACTGATTGCGCAATCAATGCT GGAAATTCTGGAGGTCCTCTTGTTAATATTGATGGAGAAGTTGTTGGCGTTAATATAATGAAAGTATTAGGTGCGGATGGATTGAGCTTTGCTGTACCAATCGATTCGGTTTCAAAAATAATAGAACACTTCAAGAAAAGTGG GAGAGTTATTCGACCTTGGTTGGGATTGAAAATGGTCGATCTCAATGAGATGATCATCGCTCAGCTCAAGGAAAGAGATCCTGCATTCCCCGATGTCAAGAGAGGTGTTCTTGTACCGACG GTAACTCCAGGATCCCCAGCCGATCGTGCTGGCTTCCAACCAGGTGACGTAGTCATCGAGTTTGATGGGAAGCCTGTTGGCAGAATCACTGAG ATAATTGAAATCATGGGAGACAAAATTGGGATCCCAATTAAGGTTGTTGTAAGAAGAGCAAAGGACAGTCGTGTCACTTTGACTGTAGTTCCGGAGGAGACCAACTTAGATTTCTGA
- the LOC104415570 gene encoding probable histone H2A.5: MEARGAGGRRGERKKSVSKSVKAGLQFPVGRVARFLKKGRYARRTGTGAPVYLAAVLEYLAAEVLELAGNAARDNKKNRINPRHVLLAVRNDEELGKLLQGVTIASGGVLPNINPVLLPKKASSDAPKASQPKSPAKA, encoded by the exons ATGGAAGCCAGAGGCGCCggagggaggaggggagagaggaagaagtcGGTCTCCAAGTCGGTCAAGGCCGGCCTCCAGTTCCCCGTCGGCCGCGTCGCCCGTTTCCTCAAGAAGGGCCGCTACGCCCGTCGCACCGGCACCGGAGCTCCGGTATACCTCGCCGCCGTCCTCGAGTACTTGGCCGCCGAG GTGCTGGAGCTGGCGGGGAATGCGGCGCGGGACAACAAGAAGAACAGGATCAACCCGCGCCACGTGCTGCTGGCGGTGAGGAACGACGAGGAGCTGGGGAAGCTGCTGCAGGGGGTGACCATCGCGAGCGGCGGCGTGCTGCCCAACATCAACCCCGTCTTGCTGCCCAAGAAGGCCTCCTCCGACGCCCCCAAGGCGTCCCAGCCCaagtcgccggccaaggcctga